A stretch of the Pongo pygmaeus isolate AG05252 chromosome 16, NHGRI_mPonPyg2-v2.0_pri, whole genome shotgun sequence genome encodes the following:
- the LOC129028680 gene encoding golgin subfamily A member 6-like protein 7 isoform X3 translates to MALTLRKPLLVVTIHLRMPRIIPYESLCVRKLNWRQRSITARMLLGNLKKNPRIWQDACIIPGTLQESYSGLSLLCPHSTRRRTGITNEELKEKNAELQEKLRLVETEKSEIQLHIKELKRKLETGKILLPQVQTNTLQEEKMWNQEEELRDQKEKLRKQEEKMWRQEQRLRKQEKELRELEEQMRKKEEQMWEQDKQMRKQEEHMCDLEGQMRKQVEEMQKKEEQMMKQEEQMWEQEKQMMKQEEHMCDLEGQMRKQEEEMRKQEEQMMKQEEHMRDLEGQMRKQEEEMRKQEEQMRKQEEQMRKQEERMRKQEEQMQKQEEQMQEQEEQMRKQEEQMQEKEEQMRKQEQMRKQEEQMCELEEQMRMQEEQMREQDERLRFKEERLWDQDEKMQEEEEKMRGQVEEKMRGQVEKMREKERTGEQKMQEERCSEPCLPPSEDLYDTSHPGSVKPAREATEGSPDDNCTAQIMQLLGGRKNAQECPVLGSTSCIPFFYRGDKKKIKIISI, encoded by the exons atggcacTAACCCTGAGAAAACCACTTCTGGTGGTTACCATTCACCTGAGGAT GCCCAGGATCATACCATACGAATCCTTATGTGTCAGAAAACTGAACTGGAGACAGCGCTCTATTACAGCCAGGATGCTGCTAGGAAATTTGAAG AAGAATCCAAGGATCTGGCAGGATGCCTGCATCATTCCTGGAACTTTGCAAGAGAGTTACAGCGGGCTCTCTCTGCTGTGTCCACACAGCACAAGAAGGCGGACAGG CATAACCAATGAGgagctgaaggagaaaaatgcCGAACTACAAGAAAAACTTCGACTTGTAGAAACTGAAAAGTCTGAGATCCAGCTCCACATCAAGGAGCTAAAAAGGAAACTGGAGACAGGCAAAATCCTGCTGCCACAG GTTCAAACCAACACtttgcaggaggagaagatgtggaatCAGGAGGAGGAGCTACGGGATCAGAAGGAGAAGCTAcggaagcaggaggagaagatgtggagacagGAGCAGAGGCTGCGGAAGCAGGAGAAGGAGCTGCGCGAGCTGGAGGAGCAGATGCGGAAGAAGGAGGAGCAGATGTGGGAGCAGGATAagcagatgcggaagcaggaggagcataTGTGCGACCTGGAGGGGCAGATGCGGAAGCAGGTGGAGGAGATGCAGAAGAAGGAGGAGCAGATGATGAAGCAGGAGGAACAGATGTGGGAGCAGGAGAAGCAGATGATGAAGCAGGAGGAGCATATGTGTGACCTGGAGGGgcagatgcggaagcaggaggaggagatgcggaagcaggaggagcagatgatGAAGCAGGAGGAGCATATGCGCGACCTGGAGGGgcagatgcggaagcaggaggaggagatgcggaagcaggaggagcagatgcggaagcaggaggagcagatgcggaagcaggaggagcggatgcggaagcaggaggagcagatgcagaagcaggaggaacagatgcaggagcaggaggagcagatgcggaagcaggaggagcagatgcaggagaaggaggagcagatgcggaagcaggagcagatgcggaagcaggaggagcagatgtgTGAGCTGGAGGAGCAAATGCGGAtgcaggaggagcagatgaggGAGCAGGACGAGAGGCTGCGATTTAAGGAGGAGAGGCTGTGGGATCAGGATGAGAAgatgcaggaggaggaggagaagatgcgggGGCAGGTGGAGGAGAAGATGCGGGGGCAGGTGGAGAAGATGCGGGAGAAGGAGAGGACGGGAGAGCAGAAGATGCAGGAAGAGCGGTGCTCAgagccctgcctccctccctccgaAGATCTGTATGATACGAGCCACCCTGGCAGCGTGAAGCCTGCACGAGAGGCCACGGAGGGTTCTCCTGATGACAATTGCACTGCACAGATCATGCAGCTGCTTGGTGGAAGGAAGAATGCCCAGGAGTGCCCAGTCTTAGGCAGCACCTCCTGCATCCCATTCTTCTACCGAGGAGATAAGAAAAAGATCAAGATCATCAGTATCTAA
- the LOC129028680 gene encoding golgin subfamily A member 6-like protein 7 isoform X2: MWPQPHLPPLPMMSEKNQQSKLPEAKEQFTDDHQWNSAGAGTGATDSKQKKINNGTNPEKTTSGGYHSPEDAQDHTIRILMCQKTELETALYYSQDAARKFEEESKDLAGCLHHSWNFARELQRALSAVSTQHKKADRYIKELTKERDALSLELYRNTITNEELKEKNAELQEKLRLVETEKSEIQLHIKELKRKLETGKILLPQVQTNTLQEEKMWNQEEELRDQKEKLRKQEEKMWRQEQRLRKQEKELRELEEQMRKKEEQMWEQDKQMRKQEEHMCDLEGQMRKQVEEMQKKEEQMMKQEEQMWEQEKQMMKQEEHMCDLEGQMRKQEEEMRKQEEQMMKQEEHMRDLEGQMRKQEEEMRKQEEQMRKQEEQMRKQEERMRKQEEQMQKQEEQMQEQEEQMRKQEEQMQEKEEQMRKQEQMRKQEEQMCELEEQMRMQEEQMREQDERLRFKEERLWDQDEKMQEEEEKMRGQVEEKMRGQVEKMREKERTGEQKMQEERCSEPCLPPSEDLYDTSHPGSVKPAREATEGSPDDNCTAQIMQLLGGRKNAQECPVLGSTSCIPFFYRGDKKKIKIISI; the protein is encoded by the exons ATGTggccccaaccccacctccctcccctccccatgaTGTCAGAAAAAAACCAACAGAGCAAATTGCCTGAGGCCAAGGAACAG TTTACAGATGATCATCAGTGGAACAGTGCTGGTGCTGGTACCGGAGCAACCGAcagcaaacagaagaaaataaataatggcacTAACCCTGAGAAAACCACTTCTGGTGGTTACCATTCACCTGAGGAT GCCCAGGATCATACCATACGAATCCTTATGTGTCAGAAAACTGAACTGGAGACAGCGCTCTATTACAGCCAGGATGCTGCTAGGAAATTTGAAG AAGAATCCAAGGATCTGGCAGGATGCCTGCATCATTCCTGGAACTTTGCAAGAGAGTTACAGCGGGCTCTCTCTGCTGTGTCCACACAGCACAAGAAGGCGGACAGG TATATCAAGGAGTTAACAAAGGAGAGGGACGCTTTGAGTCTGGAGCTGTACAGGAACAC CATAACCAATGAGgagctgaaggagaaaaatgcCGAACTACAAGAAAAACTTCGACTTGTAGAAACTGAAAAGTCTGAGATCCAGCTCCACATCAAGGAGCTAAAAAGGAAACTGGAGACAGGCAAAATCCTGCTGCCACAG GTTCAAACCAACACtttgcaggaggagaagatgtggaatCAGGAGGAGGAGCTACGGGATCAGAAGGAGAAGCTAcggaagcaggaggagaagatgtggagacagGAGCAGAGGCTGCGGAAGCAGGAGAAGGAGCTGCGCGAGCTGGAGGAGCAGATGCGGAAGAAGGAGGAGCAGATGTGGGAGCAGGATAagcagatgcggaagcaggaggagcataTGTGCGACCTGGAGGGGCAGATGCGGAAGCAGGTGGAGGAGATGCAGAAGAAGGAGGAGCAGATGATGAAGCAGGAGGAACAGATGTGGGAGCAGGAGAAGCAGATGATGAAGCAGGAGGAGCATATGTGTGACCTGGAGGGgcagatgcggaagcaggaggaggagatgcggaagcaggaggagcagatgatGAAGCAGGAGGAGCATATGCGCGACCTGGAGGGgcagatgcggaagcaggaggaggagatgcggaagcaggaggagcagatgcggaagcaggaggagcagatgcggaagcaggaggagcggatgcggaagcaggaggagcagatgcagaagcaggaggaacagatgcaggagcaggaggagcagatgcggaagcaggaggagcagatgcaggagaaggaggagcagatgcggaagcaggagcagatgcggaagcaggaggagcagatgtgTGAGCTGGAGGAGCAAATGCGGAtgcaggaggagcagatgaggGAGCAGGACGAGAGGCTGCGATTTAAGGAGGAGAGGCTGTGGGATCAGGATGAGAAgatgcaggaggaggaggagaagatgcgggGGCAGGTGGAGGAGAAGATGCGGGGGCAGGTGGAGAAGATGCGGGAGAAGGAGAGGACGGGAGAGCAGAAGATGCAGGAAGAGCGGTGCTCAgagccctgcctccctccctccgaAGATCTGTATGATACGAGCCACCCTGGCAGCGTGAAGCCTGCACGAGAGGCCACGGAGGGTTCTCCTGATGACAATTGCACTGCACAGATCATGCAGCTGCTTGGTGGAAGGAAGAATGCCCAGGAGTGCCCAGTCTTAGGCAGCACCTCCTGCATCCCATTCTTCTACCGAGGAGATAAGAAAAAGATCAAGATCATCAGTATCTAA
- the LOC129028680 gene encoding golgin subfamily A member 6-like protein 7 isoform X4, translating to MWPQPHLPPLPMMSEKNQQSKLPEAKEQFTDDHQWNSAGAGTGATDSKQKKINNGTNPEKTTSGGYHSPEDKQQNRAQLKEEKQESHQYQQALRRQLEAQDHTIRILMCQKTELETALYYSQDAARKFEEESKDLAGCLHHSWNFARELQRALSAVSTQHKKADRYIKELTKERDALSLELYRNTITNEELKEKNAELQEKLRLVETEKSEIQLHIKELKRKLETGKILLPQVQTNTLQEEKMWNQEEELRDQKEKLRKQEEKMWRQEQRLRKQEKELRELEEQMRKKEEQMWEQDKQMRKQEEHMCDLEGQMRKQVEEMQKKEEQMMKQEEQMWEQEKQMMKQEEHMCDLEGQMRKQEEEMRKQEEQMMKQEEHMRDLEGQMRKQEEEMRKQEEQMRKQEEQMRKQEERMRKQEEQMQKQEEQMQEQEEQMRKQEEQMQEKEEQMRKQEQMRKQEEQMCELEEQMRMQEEQMREQDERLRFKEERLWDQDEKMQEEEEKMRGQVEEKMRGQVEKMREKERTGEQKMQEERCSEPCLPPSEDLYDTSHPGSVKPAREATEGSPDDNCTAQIMQLLGGRKNAQECPVLGSTSCIPFFYRGDKKKIKIISI from the exons ATGTggccccaaccccacctccctcccctccccatgaTGTCAGAAAAAAACCAACAGAGCAAATTGCCTGAGGCCAAGGAACAG TTTACAGATGATCATCAGTGGAACAGTGCTGGTGCTGGTACCGGAGCAACCGAcagcaaacagaagaaaataaataatggcacTAACCCTGAGAAAACCACTTCTGGTGGTTACCATTCACCTGAGGAT AAACAACAGAACCGAGCTCAGCTGAAAGAA GAAAAGCAGGAAAGCCACCAATATCAGCAAGCCCTAAGGAGGCAGctagag GCCCAGGATCATACCATACGAATCCTTATGTGTCAGAAAACTGAACTGGAGACAGCGCTCTATTACAGCCAGGATGCTGCTAGGAAATTTGAAG AAGAATCCAAGGATCTGGCAGGATGCCTGCATCATTCCTGGAACTTTGCAAGAGAGTTACAGCGGGCTCTCTCTGCTGTGTCCACACAGCACAAGAAGGCGGACAGG TATATCAAGGAGTTAACAAAGGAGAGGGACGCTTTGAGTCTGGAGCTGTACAGGAACAC CATAACCAATGAGgagctgaaggagaaaaatgcCGAACTACAAGAAAAACTTCGACTTGTAGAAACTGAAAAGTCTGAGATCCAGCTCCACATCAAGGAGCTAAAAAGGAAACTGGAGACAGGCAAAATCCTGCTGCCACAG GTTCAAACCAACACtttgcaggaggagaagatgtggaatCAGGAGGAGGAGCTACGGGATCAGAAGGAGAAGCTAcggaagcaggaggagaagatgtggagacagGAGCAGAGGCTGCGGAAGCAGGAGAAGGAGCTGCGCGAGCTGGAGGAGCAGATGCGGAAGAAGGAGGAGCAGATGTGGGAGCAGGATAagcagatgcggaagcaggaggagcataTGTGCGACCTGGAGGGGCAGATGCGGAAGCAGGTGGAGGAGATGCAGAAGAAGGAGGAGCAGATGATGAAGCAGGAGGAACAGATGTGGGAGCAGGAGAAGCAGATGATGAAGCAGGAGGAGCATATGTGTGACCTGGAGGGgcagatgcggaagcaggaggaggagatgcggaagcaggaggagcagatgatGAAGCAGGAGGAGCATATGCGCGACCTGGAGGGgcagatgcggaagcaggaggaggagatgcggaagcaggaggagcagatgcggaagcaggaggagcagatgcggaagcaggaggagcggatgcggaagcaggaggagcagatgcagaagcaggaggaacagatgcaggagcaggaggagcagatgcggaagcaggaggagcagatgcaggagaaggaggagcagatgcggaagcaggagcagatgcggaagcaggaggagcagatgtgTGAGCTGGAGGAGCAAATGCGGAtgcaggaggagcagatgaggGAGCAGGACGAGAGGCTGCGATTTAAGGAGGAGAGGCTGTGGGATCAGGATGAGAAgatgcaggaggaggaggagaagatgcgggGGCAGGTGGAGGAGAAGATGCGGGGGCAGGTGGAGAAGATGCGGGAGAAGGAGAGGACGGGAGAGCAGAAGATGCAGGAAGAGCGGTGCTCAgagccctgcctccctccctccgaAGATCTGTATGATACGAGCCACCCTGGCAGCGTGAAGCCTGCACGAGAGGCCACGGAGGGTTCTCCTGATGACAATTGCACTGCACAGATCATGCAGCTGCTTGGTGGAAGGAAGAATGCCCAGGAGTGCCCAGTCTTAGGCAGCACCTCCTGCATCCCATTCTTCTACCGAGGAGATAAGAAAAAGATCAAGATCATCAGTATCTAA
- the LOC129028680 gene encoding golgin subfamily A member 6-like protein 7 isoform X1, with protein MWPQPHLPPLPMMSEKNQQSKLPEAKEQFTDDHQWNSAGAGTGATDSKQKKINNGTNPEKTTSGGYHSPEDEKQESHQYQQALRRQLEAQDHTIRILMCQKTELETALYYSQDAARKFEEESKDLAGCLHHSWNFARELQRALSAVSTQHKKADRYIKELTKERDALSLELYRNTITNEELKEKNAELQEKLRLVETEKSEIQLHIKELKRKLETGKILLPQVQTNTLQEEKMWNQEEELRDQKEKLRKQEEKMWRQEQRLRKQEKELRELEEQMRKKEEQMWEQDKQMRKQEEHMCDLEGQMRKQVEEMQKKEEQMMKQEEQMWEQEKQMMKQEEHMCDLEGQMRKQEEEMRKQEEQMMKQEEHMRDLEGQMRKQEEEMRKQEEQMRKQEEQMRKQEERMRKQEEQMQKQEEQMQEQEEQMRKQEEQMQEKEEQMRKQEQMRKQEEQMCELEEQMRMQEEQMREQDERLRFKEERLWDQDEKMQEEEEKMRGQVEEKMRGQVEKMREKERTGEQKMQEERCSEPCLPPSEDLYDTSHPGSVKPAREATEGSPDDNCTAQIMQLLGGRKNAQECPVLGSTSCIPFFYRGDKKKIKIISI; from the exons ATGTggccccaaccccacctccctcccctccccatgaTGTCAGAAAAAAACCAACAGAGCAAATTGCCTGAGGCCAAGGAACAG TTTACAGATGATCATCAGTGGAACAGTGCTGGTGCTGGTACCGGAGCAACCGAcagcaaacagaagaaaataaataatggcacTAACCCTGAGAAAACCACTTCTGGTGGTTACCATTCACCTGAGGAT GAAAAGCAGGAAAGCCACCAATATCAGCAAGCCCTAAGGAGGCAGctagag GCCCAGGATCATACCATACGAATCCTTATGTGTCAGAAAACTGAACTGGAGACAGCGCTCTATTACAGCCAGGATGCTGCTAGGAAATTTGAAG AAGAATCCAAGGATCTGGCAGGATGCCTGCATCATTCCTGGAACTTTGCAAGAGAGTTACAGCGGGCTCTCTCTGCTGTGTCCACACAGCACAAGAAGGCGGACAGG TATATCAAGGAGTTAACAAAGGAGAGGGACGCTTTGAGTCTGGAGCTGTACAGGAACAC CATAACCAATGAGgagctgaaggagaaaaatgcCGAACTACAAGAAAAACTTCGACTTGTAGAAACTGAAAAGTCTGAGATCCAGCTCCACATCAAGGAGCTAAAAAGGAAACTGGAGACAGGCAAAATCCTGCTGCCACAG GTTCAAACCAACACtttgcaggaggagaagatgtggaatCAGGAGGAGGAGCTACGGGATCAGAAGGAGAAGCTAcggaagcaggaggagaagatgtggagacagGAGCAGAGGCTGCGGAAGCAGGAGAAGGAGCTGCGCGAGCTGGAGGAGCAGATGCGGAAGAAGGAGGAGCAGATGTGGGAGCAGGATAagcagatgcggaagcaggaggagcataTGTGCGACCTGGAGGGGCAGATGCGGAAGCAGGTGGAGGAGATGCAGAAGAAGGAGGAGCAGATGATGAAGCAGGAGGAACAGATGTGGGAGCAGGAGAAGCAGATGATGAAGCAGGAGGAGCATATGTGTGACCTGGAGGGgcagatgcggaagcaggaggaggagatgcggaagcaggaggagcagatgatGAAGCAGGAGGAGCATATGCGCGACCTGGAGGGgcagatgcggaagcaggaggaggagatgcggaagcaggaggagcagatgcggaagcaggaggagcagatgcggaagcaggaggagcggatgcggaagcaggaggagcagatgcagaagcaggaggaacagatgcaggagcaggaggagcagatgcggaagcaggaggagcagatgcaggagaaggaggagcagatgcggaagcaggagcagatgcggaagcaggaggagcagatgtgTGAGCTGGAGGAGCAAATGCGGAtgcaggaggagcagatgaggGAGCAGGACGAGAGGCTGCGATTTAAGGAGGAGAGGCTGTGGGATCAGGATGAGAAgatgcaggaggaggaggagaagatgcgggGGCAGGTGGAGGAGAAGATGCGGGGGCAGGTGGAGAAGATGCGGGAGAAGGAGAGGACGGGAGAGCAGAAGATGCAGGAAGAGCGGTGCTCAgagccctgcctccctccctccgaAGATCTGTATGATACGAGCCACCCTGGCAGCGTGAAGCCTGCACGAGAGGCCACGGAGGGTTCTCCTGATGACAATTGCACTGCACAGATCATGCAGCTGCTTGGTGGAAGGAAGAATGCCCAGGAGTGCCCAGTCTTAGGCAGCACCTCCTGCATCCCATTCTTCTACCGAGGAGATAAGAAAAAGATCAAGATCATCAGTATCTAA